The following proteins come from a genomic window of Rutidosis leptorrhynchoides isolate AG116_Rl617_1_P2 chromosome 10, CSIRO_AGI_Rlap_v1, whole genome shotgun sequence:
- the LOC139870963 gene encoding protein TRIGALACTOSYLDIACYLGLYCEROL 3, chloroplastic-like: MPEDKIQELVTETLAAVGLKVVEDRMPSELSGGMKKRVALARSITYDTTNNAIEPDVLLQSFSLGLPSYYVLAYSECSSNLSRYNGIR, encoded by the exons ATGCCCGAGGATAAAATTCAAGAACTTGTTACAGAAACGTTGGCTGCAGTTGGATTAAAG GTTGTTGAGGACCGAATGCCATCTGAGTTGTCTGGAGGGATGAAAAAACGAGTCGCTTTAGCACGATCTATAACATATGACACCACAAATAATGCAATAGAACCTGAT GTTTTGTTGCAATCATTCTCACTTGGATTACCATCCTACTATGTTCTTGCTTATTCAGAATGTTCTTCAAACTTATCTCGATATAATGGTATTAGGTGA